The Neovison vison isolate M4711 chromosome 13, ASM_NN_V1, whole genome shotgun sequence genome includes a region encoding these proteins:
- the LOC122893238 gene encoding olfactory receptor 11G2-like, with product MIISNSSSTITGFILLGFPCPREGQILLFLLFTLLYLLTLMGNGSIIWAVRWDQRLHTPMYILLANFSFLEICYVTSTVPNMLANFLSDTKVISFSGCFLQFYFFFSLGSTECFFLAIMAFDRYLAICRPLHYPTMMTRGLCTNLVVTCWILGFFWFLIPIVIISQMSFCGSRIIDHFLCDPGPLLALMCKKAPVIELVFSTLSPLPLVIPFLFITGSYALVLRAVLKVPSAAGKRKAFSTCGSHLAVVSLFYGSVLVMYGSPTSEHEAGTQKIVTLFYSVVTPLLNPVIYSLRNKDMKNALQKLLGI from the coding sequence ATGATAATCTCCAACAGCTCCAGCACCATCACTGGCTTCATCCTTTTGGGCTTCCCTTGCCCCAGGGAAGGGCAGAtcctcctctttctgctcttCACCCTTCTCTACCTCCTGACCCTCATGGGCAATGGGTCTATCATCTGGGCAGTGCGCTGGGATCAGAGACTCCATACTCCCATGTACATCTTGCTCGCCAACTTCTCCTTCCTAGAGATCTGCTATGTCACCTCCACTGTCCCCAACATGTTAGCCAACTTCCTCTCTGATACCAAGGTCATCTCCTTCTCTGGATGCTTTCTCCAGttctactttttcttctccttgggATCTACAGAATGCTTTTTCTTGGCTATTATGGCATTTGATCGGTACCTTGCCATCTGCCGACCTCTACACTATCCAACCATGATGACAAGAGGTCTCTGCACCAATCTTGTGGTCACTTGCTGGATACTTGGTTTTTTCTGGTTCTTGATTCCCATCGTCATCATCTCCCAAATGTCATTCTGCGGATCCAGGATCATTGACCACTTTTTGTGTGATCCAGGTCCTCTTCTAGCACTCATGTGCAAAAAAGCTCCTGTGATAGAGCTTGTCTTCTCCACTTTAAGTCCTCTGCCCCTCGTTATTCCCTTTCTCTTCATCACGGGGTCCTATGCTCTGGTCCTAAGAGCAGTACTGAAAGTCCCTTCAGCAGCTGGGAAAAGAAAGGCTTTCTCCACCTGTGGGTCTCATCTGGCTGTGGTTTCACTGTTCTATGGCTCAGTACTTGTCATGTATGGAAGCCCAACATCTGAGCATGAAGCTGGAACACAAAAGATTGTGACTCTGTTTTATTCTGTTGTGACCCCCCTCCTTAATCCTGTGATATACAGTCTTAGGAACAAAGATATGAAAAATGCCCTGCAGAAACTTCTGGGAATATAA